From Acidimicrobiia bacterium, one genomic window encodes:
- a CDS encoding peptidylprolyl isomerase, with product MNIDESKIYGVTIKTNRGTIEMDLDPKLAPKTVNNFVNLAREGYYDSLTFHRVVPGFVIQGGCPSGTGTGGPGYKFEDEPVTGEYTLGALAMANSGPNTNGSQFFICIDDCTRKLTKDYSLFGYVTNGIEIALETEVGDTMTSVVVEEKERA from the coding sequence ATGAATATAGATGAATCAAAGATTTATGGTGTAACCATAAAAACAAACCGTGGAACAATAGAAATGGATTTAGATCCAAAGCTAGCTCCTAAGACAGTTAACAACTTCGTTAATTTAGCAAGAGAAGGTTATTACGACTCCTTAACTTTTCATAGAGTTGTACCTGGTTTTGTTATACAAGGTGGCTGTCCATCTGGTACTGGAACTGGTGGGCCGGGATATAAATTTGAAGATGAACCTGTAACTGGCGAGTACACACTAGGAGCTCTAGCGATGGCTAACTCGGGCCCGAATACAAATGGAAGTCAATTCTTTATTTGTATTGATGACTGTACTCGTAAACTGACAAAAGATTACAGTCTTTTTGGTTATGTTACTAATGGTATTGAAATTGCACTAGAGACAGAAGTTGGCGATACTATGACGTCAGTTGTCGTTGAAGAAAAAGAACGCGCTTAA
- a CDS encoding cytochrome c-type biogenesis protein CcmH — MNITKDKKTIILWSATILLVLFAILFSAIKNTNSSSSDKTRIDSITKQLRCLECEGLSVYDSDTTLSSAIKNDVEKKVKKGESDSKIVSYYVSTYGEFIRLNPTSNDGNWAVYVFPVSAILILLLAVFVYTRKSKQINIGSKLKLNSHLILWVFIILTICTLGVIYKIDISNSDNKVLNTTKTLTTTTTIPEELEKTLINDVRTNPNALTYRALGLFQFARENYLDSLRNLDMAASLDPKDAASRAYASYIVLRAQQYESAKTRAQSAIDADHNNVPALFFQGLILRESPVLSDAEKQENIDKSNKNFDLVLQLDPNGEFSSQINEIRN; from the coding sequence ATGAATATTACTAAAGATAAAAAAACAATTATTTTATGGTCTGCAACTATATTACTAGTACTCTTTGCGATATTATTTTCAGCAATAAAAAACACTAATTCTTCAAGTTCGGATAAAACAAGAATTGATTCAATCACCAAACAATTGAGATGTTTAGAATGCGAAGGTTTATCAGTATATGATTCAGATACAACACTTTCAAGTGCAATAAAAAACGATGTAGAAAAAAAAGTTAAAAAAGGTGAATCAGATTCAAAAATCGTATCTTATTACGTGAGCACCTACGGCGAATTCATTCGATTGAACCCAACGAGTAATGATGGAAACTGGGCCGTGTATGTATTTCCAGTATCAGCCATATTGATTTTGTTGTTAGCGGTTTTTGTATATACTCGTAAATCAAAACAGATAAATATTGGGAGCAAGTTAAAATTAAATTCACACTTAATTTTATGGGTTTTCATCATTTTGACCATTTGTACATTGGGTGTTATATATAAAATAGATATTTCAAATAGCGATAACAAAGTATTAAATACTACAAAAACACTAACAACTACAACTACAATACCTGAAGAATTAGAAAAAACGTTGATAAATGATGTGAGAACAAACCCTAACGCGCTTACATATCGTGCTTTAGGGCTATTCCAATTTGCACGCGAAAACTATCTAGATTCACTCAGGAATCTAGATATGGCTGCATCGCTAGATCCCAAAGATGCAGCTTCTCGCGCTTATGCGAGTTATATAGTACTAAGAGCTCAGCAATATGAAAGCGCAAAAACTAGAGCACAAAGCGCGATTGATGCAGACCATAATAATGTACCTGCATTATTCTTTCAAGGATTAATATTGCGTGAATCCCCAGTCCTTTCAGATGCTGAAAAACAGGAAAATATCGACAAATCGAATAAGAATTTTGACTTAGTGCTCCAACTAGACCCGAATGGTGAATTTTCTAGTCAAATCAATGAAATACGAAACTAG
- a CDS encoding AAA family ATPase: protein MRLIESLSQNRVVVTTGTGGVGKTTVSCSMAIALAHSKNAKVLVITIDPAKRLGTVLSEQNLGHEPKKIDHSKFFDNKIDVKGELYGVTVDMSKGWDELINRFADSKEDATKILQNTMYQNLTTRFTHSHDFIAMDQLYEYYYRGEYDYIILDTPPMSQALDFFDAPKIISEFFGGKIIGLVTSPYRLSQTSKRAKIFDIASKPFFTIANKVLGETFLNDIGEFFYLFKKIYSPLVQRANDINEFLKSDSLGCTYIMNPLQYIEKDYEIVLSKLSSRSLKISNMVINMLPFSDSDATLVKDYIESSKNELLNKAMSEYLEKELEIVQEVQNRLNMGSTGFTNSDNSINDDQLEVFLVPKSYEIDLSMRLTYLVDLVLESMSANKD, encoded by the coding sequence ATGAGATTAATTGAATCATTATCTCAGAATCGTGTTGTGGTTACAACTGGCACAGGGGGAGTTGGCAAAACAACAGTTTCATGTTCAATGGCTATTGCACTTGCACATTCGAAAAACGCAAAAGTTTTAGTAATAACAATAGATCCGGCAAAAAGATTGGGTACAGTACTCTCTGAGCAAAATCTAGGTCATGAACCAAAGAAAATTGATCATTCTAAATTTTTTGATAATAAGATCGATGTAAAAGGTGAGTTGTACGGTGTAACTGTTGATATGTCTAAAGGTTGGGATGAACTTATAAATCGCTTTGCTGACTCTAAAGAAGATGCAACAAAAATATTGCAAAACACTATGTATCAGAATTTAACAACTCGTTTTACACACAGTCATGACTTTATAGCAATGGATCAACTATATGAATATTACTATAGAGGTGAATATGACTATATAATTCTTGACACTCCACCAATGAGCCAAGCACTAGATTTTTTTGATGCCCCAAAAATTATTTCAGAATTTTTCGGTGGTAAAATTATTGGACTTGTTACATCTCCGTATCGTCTTAGCCAAACGTCAAAAAGAGCAAAAATATTTGATATAGCAAGTAAACCATTTTTTACCATTGCAAATAAGGTTTTGGGAGAAACATTTTTAAATGATATCGGTGAATTTTTCTATCTTTTCAAAAAAATATACAGTCCATTAGTGCAACGCGCGAACGATATTAATGAGTTTTTAAAATCTGATTCACTCGGATGCACATATATAATGAACCCATTACAATATATAGAAAAAGATTACGAAATTGTATTGTCAAAGCTATCAAGTCGTTCATTGAAAATATCGAACATGGTGATAAACATGCTTCCATTTAGTGATAGTGATGCAACCCTAGTAAAAGATTATATTGAATCGTCAAAAAATGAATTATTAAATAAAGCCATGAGCGAATACCTTGAAAAAGAACTAGAGATAGTTCAAGAAGTCCAGAATAGATTAAATATGGGATCTACTGGTTTTACAAATTCAGATAATTCTATAAACGATGACCAACTAGAGGTATTCTTAGTTCCAAAATCATATGAAATTGATTTATCTATGCGTCTCACATACTTAGTAGATCTTGTTTTAGAATCTATGTCAGCAAATAAAGATTAG
- a CDS encoding aminotransferase class V-fold PLP-dependent enzyme, whose product MTYRTHLDYASSAPIRDNVRKKMLDELASRNDFYDPRRLYDDAIKIRYEIEESRQYVANHFGCSPSEVIFTSSSTESLASFAYGINFENSKKILTSKFESKIIYEIIKCDDDQIIDIENIENEIDENTKAIFISYAHPDTGDIFDLKEIIDNIKTKSEDCLIHLDARNASGYVKIDFSELNVDAMSIESSTWGGPIGISALILKHGLHIEPLIKGATQERARRSGNENTLAIAGFGELCKLSYEELENEINIFRKYKEQIINIFRENCCEMISKNKNSLPNMVSGMIKGIAASAVVSEFNRHQINIHAGSACGSEEFEISPALINLGLNAIEAESVFRISWGYATTPQDIETFATALNEITKSFNVN is encoded by the coding sequence ATGACTTATCGCACGCACCTAGATTATGCTTCAAGTGCCCCTATTAGGGATAATGTACGAAAAAAAATGCTCGATGAGCTTGCTTCGAGGAATGATTTTTATGATCCAAGGAGACTTTATGATGATGCTATCAAGATTCGCTACGAAATTGAAGAATCACGCCAATATGTAGCTAATCATTTTGGATGTAGCCCATCAGAAGTAATTTTCACATCATCAAGTACTGAATCGCTTGCTAGTTTTGCTTATGGAATCAATTTTGAAAATTCGAAGAAAATACTTACATCTAAATTTGAATCAAAAATAATTTATGAAATAATAAAATGTGATGATGACCAAATAATTGATATTGAAAATATAGAAAATGAAATTGACGAAAATACAAAAGCAATATTTATTTCCTATGCTCATCCCGATACCGGTGATATTTTTGATCTAAAAGAAATAATTGATAATATCAAAACTAAATCAGAAGATTGTCTAATACATTTAGATGCTCGCAATGCTAGCGGTTATGTCAAAATTGATTTTTCTGAGCTTAATGTCGATGCAATGAGTATTGAATCATCAACATGGGGTGGTCCTATAGGAATTAGTGCATTAATATTGAAGCATGGTTTACATATTGAACCTCTTATAAAAGGAGCCACCCAGGAACGTGCCAGAAGAAGTGGTAACGAAAATACACTAGCAATTGCAGGGTTCGGCGAGTTATGCAAACTAAGTTACGAAGAATTAGAAAATGAAATCAATATTTTCCGAAAATACAAAGAGCAAATTATAAACATATTTAGAGAAAATTGTTGTGAGATGATTTCTAAAAATAAAAATTCGCTACCAAATATGGTTTCTGGAATGATTAAAGGTATTGCAGCAAGTGCTGTAGTTAGCGAATTTAATCGTCATCAGATTAATATTCATGCTGGTTCTGCTTGTGGATCTGAAGAATTTGAAATTTCACCAGCATTAATAAATTTAGGATTAAACGCAATTGAAGCAGAATCTGTTTTTCGCATTTCGTGGGGTTACGCAACAACGCCACAAGATATAGAAACTTTTGCCACTGCATTAAACGAGATAACTAAATCTTTTAATGTAAATTAA
- a CDS encoding DUF3107 domain-containing protein has product MSIEVKIGIIQHPHEVELEMDITAKELMATIKSAVDAEEPLIWLTSKKENQVGIPAAKIAFVEIRNVEESSKKMGFGS; this is encoded by the coding sequence ATGAGTATTGAAGTAAAAATAGGTATAATCCAACACCCACATGAAGTTGAATTGGAAATGGATATAACAGCAAAAGAACTTATGGCGACTATTAAATCTGCTGTCGATGCAGAAGAACCGTTAATATGGTTAACTTCTAAAAAAGAGAATCAAGTAGGGATTCCTGCAGCTAAAATAGCATTTGTAGAAATCAGAAATGTAGAAGAGTCTTCTAAAAAAATGGGATTCGGATCTTAG
- a CDS encoding EamA family transporter has translation MNKATPSTVAGVATVGVANVGWGITDTIIAQLSLGEFTVWVHGVTGAIFLFTIMVIQKQKFVFKEFLNTFYLGIQRSIVWAALFIAFQEDNPTIAITIASFSSVISILVFSRFFHEKITPRVLTLAMFGIVGVLFISLKNLDNFTFSRGAILALMILPLASTGPYLVRKTQVKVPVKKSAMYMYLWVAILLSFTYPFFPKNILIGTHEIVLIAILTITGAGGHILYNYAQVHTSYILSILVSNIHTVSTAIFAYIILGRTLNIHQIIGVIITLSVVGFVSFYHGRDKYVLETIDI, from the coding sequence ATGAATAAAGCAACTCCTTCAACTGTTGCTGGAGTTGCAACTGTTGGTGTCGCAAACGTTGGATGGGGCATAACCGACACGATTATAGCTCAATTAAGTTTGGGTGAGTTCACTGTTTGGGTGCACGGAGTAACTGGAGCAATATTCTTATTTACCATTATGGTGATACAAAAACAAAAATTCGTATTTAAAGAATTTTTAAATACTTTTTATCTTGGTATTCAGAGGTCAATAGTCTGGGCGGCATTGTTTATAGCTTTTCAAGAGGATAATCCAACAATAGCAATAACAATTGCTTCATTTTCGTCAGTGATCTCAATACTTGTTTTTTCAAGGTTCTTTCACGAAAAAATAACTCCCAGAGTCTTAACTTTAGCAATGTTTGGTATTGTAGGTGTTTTGTTTATTTCGTTAAAAAATTTAGATAACTTCACTTTTTCACGAGGGGCAATACTCGCTTTAATGATTTTACCACTTGCTTCGACTGGACCATATCTAGTTAGGAAAACTCAAGTTAAAGTTCCGGTAAAGAAATCAGCAATGTACATGTATCTTTGGGTAGCAATATTATTAAGTTTTACTTATCCATTTTTTCCAAAAAATATTCTTATTGGCACACATGAAATAGTATTAATTGCCATTTTGACAATTACTGGTGCAGGTGGACATATCTTGTATAACTACGCACAAGTGCATACTTCATACATATTGAGTATTTTAGTATCTAATATACACACTGTTTCTACAGCAATATTTGCATATATCATTCTTGGTCGAACACTTAATATTCACCAGATTATTGGTGTAATTATAACTCTATCTGTGGTTGGATTTGTGAGTTTTTACCATGGTAGAGACAAATATGTACTCGAAACTATAGATATATAA
- a CDS encoding redoxin domain-containing protein: MDNIDVTVKNTKNIRIGLIIIFLSVFGGIIFFLFGNLKTPTQYQGGKIAGKPAPSIQLTSMIDKKTYSIDALKGKTIFVNFFNTWCIPCKEEEPVLEDFIAANKDNPDFIFISIARQDSKDNINKWISEKNPTQDVVFDDGEISLAFGVTGQPETFAIGKDGIVSSTLLARASQKSLNEMLSASS; the protein is encoded by the coding sequence ATGGATAATATAGATGTGACGGTAAAGAATACAAAAAATATTCGTATTGGTTTAATTATTATTTTTTTGTCAGTTTTTGGCGGAATTATTTTCTTCTTGTTTGGTAATTTGAAAACCCCAACCCAATATCAAGGAGGAAAAATTGCTGGAAAGCCTGCTCCAAGTATTCAACTCACTTCGATGATTGATAAAAAGACTTATTCTATTGATGCTTTAAAAGGTAAAACTATTTTTGTTAATTTTTTTAATACTTGGTGTATCCCTTGTAAAGAAGAGGAACCAGTATTGGAGGATTTTATTGCAGCAAATAAAGATAATCCTGATTTTATATTTATATCGATTGCGAGACAAGACTCAAAAGATAATATTAATAAATGGATTTCAGAAAAAAATCCCACACAAGATGTTGTTTTTGATGACGGCGAAATTTCTTTAGCGTTCGGAGTGACAGGTCAACCTGAGACCTTTGCTATAGGTAAGGATGGTATAGTCAGTTCCACTTTATTAGCGCGTGCATCACAGAAATCGTTAAATGAAATGTTATCAGCATCGAGCTAA
- a CDS encoding Mrp/NBP35 family ATP-binding protein yields the protein MDNSQDKNVTSGQEQEIKLTKKGETAQKAAPQKGQAPQSGPNPFKNSKTRVIAVASGKGGVGKSSLTTNLAIALAAAGKKVGALDADVWGFSMPRMLGIDSPPEVVGEKIIPPEQHGVKLISMGYFAREDQPVMWRGPMLHKALEQFLTDVEWGELDYLIIDMPPGTGDVSLSIAQFLPKSEMIVVTTPQKAAQSVAQRAAFMAETVDIHLIGVIENMSYFTGDDGVKYHIFGQGGGKLLADKLSIPFLGEVPLESQLRIGGDQGIPIVISDPDSESAKAIENIAKSIIENNVMV from the coding sequence ATGGATAACTCTCAAGATAAAAATGTAACTTCAGGACAAGAACAAGAGATTAAATTGACTAAAAAAGGTGAAACCGCTCAAAAAGCAGCTCCACAAAAAGGTCAAGCACCTCAATCAGGTCCCAACCCTTTCAAGAACTCAAAAACTAGAGTCATAGCAGTAGCATCTGGAAAAGGTGGTGTAGGAAAATCATCATTAACTACAAATTTAGCTATAGCTTTAGCAGCTGCAGGTAAAAAAGTTGGAGCATTAGACGCTGATGTATGGGGCTTTTCGATGCCAAGAATGTTGGGTATAGATTCACCACCAGAAGTTGTTGGAGAGAAAATCATTCCACCGGAACAACATGGTGTAAAGCTCATTTCAATGGGGTATTTTGCTAGAGAAGACCAACCTGTCATGTGGCGAGGTCCTATGCTACATAAAGCACTTGAACAGTTTTTAACAGATGTCGAATGGGGAGAACTTGATTATCTGATAATTGATATGCCACCGGGAACTGGTGATGTTTCTCTCTCCATTGCGCAGTTCCTACCCAAGAGTGAAATGATTGTTGTAACAACACCACAAAAGGCAGCGCAGAGTGTTGCACAACGTGCAGCATTTATGGCGGAAACTGTTGATATACATCTAATTGGCGTTATCGAAAATATGAGCTACTTTACTGGTGACGATGGAGTTAAATATCATATTTTTGGACAAGGAGGAGGAAAACTTCTTGCTGATAAGTTAAGTATTCCATTTTTGGGAGAAGTTCCACTTGAATCTCAACTACGTATTGGTGGAGATCAAGGGATTCCTATTGTTATTAGTGATCCAGATAGTGAATCCGCAAAAGCTATAGAAAACATTGCAAAATCAATTATTGAAAACAATGTAATGGTATAA
- a CDS encoding aconitate hydratase, with product MTTNYKLTNIELANNTYLKYDEALKIMRDRLGRQNLTYAEKVLAAHANDVSTIGLNRGEDYVDYLPDRIAMQDATAQMALLQFMTANLPNVAVPTTIHCDHLIQARVGAKIDLGVAIDSNVEVYDFLSTVSQKYGIGFWKPGSGIIHQVVLENYAFPGMMMIGTDSHTPNAGGLGTIAIGVGGADAVDVMANWPFNTKVPKLIGVKLSGKLSKWASAKDVILKLAGILTVKGGTGAIIEYFGDGCETISATGKATICNMGAEIGATCSVFPYDQTMDRYLRATERVELANIALENKHNLTADNDVHLNPNNYFNSVIEINLDELEPHLVGPSTPDLDRPISEVAKAVELEGYPNDISATLVGSCTNSSYEDIGRAANVARQASKHGLKVKVPLMVTPGSEQVRATIERDGLLADLEAIGATVLANACGPCIGQWKRDDIIEGTPNSIVSSYNRNFPKRNDGSAATLNFIGSPETVVGYALFGKLTSDFTKESLIGKDGEEFILEPPTGDELPTSGFVNDPNDPFGYVAPHEDGNKITITVSPNSDRIQLLEPFKAWDKKDYKGLRVLMKAEGKCTTDHISEAGRWLKYRGHLENISGNLFLGANNAFTPGEVGMGIDVRDGVQNTLPVLAKKYKEAGIAWVAVGDQNFGEGSSREHAAMEPRYMNGLVILVRSFARIHEANLKKQGMLPLTFSDPEDYNLVRFDDAIDVFGLAVLKPGKQIKVMLNHSDGTSDEIMTNHTMSEEHIEWFKAGSALNTLNS from the coding sequence ATGACTACAAATTATAAATTGACCAATATTGAGCTCGCAAATAACACATATTTAAAATATGATGAAGCATTAAAGATTATGCGAGATAGATTAGGACGTCAAAATTTAACTTATGCAGAAAAAGTACTCGCTGCACACGCTAATGATGTCAGTACTATTGGCTTGAATCGTGGTGAAGATTATGTCGATTATTTACCTGACCGTATTGCCATGCAAGATGCCACAGCTCAAATGGCATTGCTACAATTCATGACTGCAAATTTACCCAATGTTGCAGTTCCAACTACTATTCATTGTGACCATCTTATTCAAGCCCGTGTTGGAGCAAAAATAGACTTAGGTGTAGCTATTGATTCAAATGTAGAAGTATATGATTTCCTTTCTACCGTTAGTCAAAAATATGGGATTGGATTTTGGAAGCCGGGTTCTGGAATTATCCACCAAGTTGTATTAGAAAACTATGCATTTCCAGGAATGATGATGATTGGAACTGATAGCCATACACCGAATGCAGGTGGTCTTGGAACCATAGCTATAGGTGTTGGTGGAGCAGATGCTGTTGACGTTATGGCAAATTGGCCTTTTAATACAAAAGTACCAAAATTAATAGGCGTTAAGCTTTCAGGCAAACTTTCAAAATGGGCAAGCGCAAAAGATGTCATATTGAAACTTGCAGGAATTTTAACTGTTAAAGGTGGCACAGGAGCAATCATTGAATATTTTGGAGATGGTTGTGAAACTATATCCGCTACAGGAAAAGCGACGATCTGTAATATGGGTGCAGAGATCGGGGCGACTTGTTCTGTATTTCCATATGATCAAACAATGGATAGATATTTACGCGCAACAGAACGTGTTGAACTTGCTAATATAGCACTTGAAAATAAACACAATTTAACCGCTGATAATGATGTGCATTTAAATCCAAATAATTATTTTAATTCTGTAATAGAAATTAATCTTGATGAACTAGAACCCCACCTTGTTGGTCCATCTACTCCAGATTTAGATCGACCAATAAGTGAGGTAGCAAAGGCAGTGGAACTAGAAGGATATCCTAATGATATTTCTGCAACACTTGTAGGTTCGTGCACGAATTCATCATATGAAGATATCGGTAGAGCCGCAAATGTTGCAAGACAAGCATCTAAACACGGGTTAAAAGTTAAAGTACCTTTAATGGTTACGCCCGGTTCAGAACAAGTTAGAGCGACAATAGAACGCGATGGGCTTTTAGCTGATTTAGAAGCAATAGGCGCGACAGTTCTGGCAAACGCATGCGGCCCCTGTATTGGTCAGTGGAAACGTGACGATATAATCGAAGGCACGCCGAACTCAATAGTAAGTTCATATAACCGTAATTTCCCTAAAAGAAATGATGGATCAGCTGCAACTTTGAATTTTATAGGATCTCCAGAAACGGTAGTTGGGTATGCATTATTTGGCAAACTGACTTCAGATTTTACAAAAGAATCATTGATTGGAAAAGACGGTGAAGAGTTTATTCTAGAACCGCCAACTGGTGATGAACTTCCAACTAGTGGTTTTGTTAATGATCCAAATGATCCTTTCGGTTATGTTGCACCTCACGAAGACGGTAATAAAATAACTATTACTGTTTCACCTAATAGCGACCGCATACAGCTGCTAGAACCGTTCAAAGCATGGGATAAGAAAGACTATAAAGGTCTTCGTGTCTTAATGAAAGCTGAAGGAAAATGTACAACAGATCATATTTCTGAGGCGGGTAGATGGCTTAAATATCGTGGTCATTTAGAAAATATTTCAGGAAACTTATTCTTAGGAGCTAATAATGCTTTTACTCCTGGCGAAGTCGGTATGGGAATTGATGTGCGTGATGGAGTACAAAATACACTCCCCGTATTAGCAAAGAAATATAAAGAGGCAGGTATTGCTTGGGTTGCAGTTGGCGATCAAAACTTCGGTGAAGGTTCTTCTCGTGAACATGCAGCAATGGAACCTAGATACATGAATGGTTTAGTGATACTTGTTCGATCTTTTGCTCGAATACATGAAGCAAACTTAAAGAAACAGGGCATGTTGCCACTAACTTTTTCAGACCCAGAGGATTATAATCTTGTTCGCTTTGATGATGCTATAGATGTTTTCGGATTAGCTGTGTTAAAACCTGGTAAACAAATAAAAGTTATGTTAAATCATAGCGATGGAACTAGCGACGAGATAATGACCAACCATACCATGAGTGAAGAACATATAGAGTGGTTTAAGGCAGGTAGTGCATTGAATACCCTTAACTCTTAA
- a CDS encoding AAA family ATPase gives MDIEQKLIFVTGKGGVGKSFICSMLAHNLSSLKNKKVLLIESEPTGSLAKYFEHTPVGYEPVEIFSNIFLCQINTLDALSEYLKLYAKIPSWAKFGPLSKLIDIVAYGAPGVKEILVVGKICFEFKQMLENKSEYDYIIVDSPSTGHILSLLDAPWSLQNFISTGLVSKQTKWMREILEDKNSCGVLVVTSSDEVVLSETKELVEKVEDETHSDVIGVLINKDAQPIDENILNLHEETIPQVLAKQIKYIINENIQNRKILFSLKTKENMSFPYINNLANPLRNIIKNSKYFRVDSE, from the coding sequence GTGGATATTGAGCAGAAATTAATATTTGTTACAGGTAAGGGCGGGGTAGGTAAATCATTTATCTGTTCCATGCTTGCACATAATTTATCATCGCTAAAAAATAAAAAAGTTTTACTTATAGAATCAGAACCGACGGGTTCATTAGCAAAATATTTTGAACATACACCCGTAGGATATGAACCTGTAGAAATATTTTCCAACATATTTCTTTGCCAAATTAACACACTAGATGCACTTAGCGAATACTTGAAACTATATGCAAAAATTCCTTCTTGGGCTAAATTTGGTCCACTTTCAAAACTCATAGATATAGTTGCCTATGGTGCTCCAGGGGTTAAAGAGATTTTAGTAGTTGGAAAAATATGTTTTGAATTTAAACAAATGTTGGAAAATAAGAGTGAATATGACTACATAATTGTAGATTCACCTTCAACAGGACATATATTATCGCTTTTAGATGCCCCTTGGTCATTACAGAACTTTATTTCTACTGGATTGGTTTCGAAACAAACAAAGTGGATGCGAGAAATCCTTGAAGATAAAAATTCTTGTGGCGTTCTTGTAGTAACTTCTAGTGATGAAGTTGTTCTTAGTGAAACTAAAGAGTTAGTTGAAAAAGTTGAAGATGAAACACATAGTGATGTTATTGGTGTTTTGATTAATAAAGATGCTCAACCAATTGACGAAAACATTTTGAACCTACATGAAGAAACAATTCCACAAGTCCTAGCAAAGCAAATTAAATATATAATAAATGAGAATATCCAAAACAGAAAAATTCTATTCTCGTTGAAGACGAAGGAGAATATGTCTTTTCCTTATATAAATAATCTTGCAAATCCATTACGGAATATTATAAAAAATTCTAAATATTTTAGAGTTGATTCAGAATGA